The nucleotide window GATCCCTTGGTAGACCATCTCAAATTGTGGCAGCAAGTCACTGATAGCAATGGCGGCGCAGTAGAAGAAAATGAAGTAAGGAATCGTAATTTTCTTTTGATCGTTCTTGAAGATCATCGCGCTGACTAAAGCGATTGGGATGATCCAAAGTGCACGAGCGAGCTTCAATGTTGTCGCTGTCGTCAGTGCTTCTTCACCATAAGCCGAAGCTGCACCTACCACAGAAGATGTATCGTGAATTGCAATAGCGGCCCAAGTACCAAATGTTTGTTGGCTTAACTCAAGCGCGTGGCCAATCATCGGGAATAAGAATAGAGCTACTGAGTTCAACACAAATACCGTAGCTAACGCCAAGCCAATCTGTTCATCGTCCGCTTTAATCGCAGGTGCCACAGCTGCTATCGCGCTACCACCACAAATAGCGGTACCTGAAGAGATTAGGTAACCCGTGGTGCGATCCAATCCCATTCGTTTGGCTAAGAACCAACCAATGACTAACGTACCAATGATGGTCGTGACAATTAGACCAATACCGTCGCCTGTTACCGCCAATGCTTTTTCAAACTGAATGCCAAAGCCTAAGCCGACAATCGAGTAGGCCAGTAACTTCTTTGTGAGTTTGCCTACTTCTAGATGCTCAGGGACTAAACCTAAACTAGCAAGCAGGAAGCCAATAACGAGGGCCGTCGGAGAGCTTACCCAAGGTGTTAAGCAAAACAGTGCAGCAAGATAAAATGGAGCAGACTTTTTTAGATTCATTGTATTTAGAGTCTTGTTGTATTGTCGCGTTATTGTAATGAGACCACTATACGTTCAATAAAATGATAAGTAAGTCTAAATGAATTGAACAAACGTTAAGGAAAACTTAACGCTTGTTCAGCTGATATGAATAAAGGGCTGGTTAGCTAGCGTAGTGTTCCACGAAGGTCTGAGACTGACTGCCGAAGAGTTTTGCACGAGGCATCTTTAGCGAGAATTGGCTTGCCAGCTTCTATTTCTAACTTGGTCCAGAAGCGGGTTGGTAACCCTTTGCAGGCACTGCCTTTGTAACGACTGAAGTAGCTGCCCCATAGCCCTTTGAGAGCCATTGGAATGACTGACACAGGAGATCGTTTGATAATCAGCTCCATACCACGCATGAACTCTGCGACTTCACCATCAGAGGTTAGCTTTCCTTCTGGAAAAATACACACGATGTGGCCTTCATGCAGAGCGCGTTCTACTTCTTTAAAAGCATTTCGAATAGAGCTACGGTTGGTTGCGGAGATTGGAATAACCCCAGCTCTTTTCAAGAAACGTCGAATAGGCGGCAACTTGGTGTAATCTTCTTCCATCACAAAGCGGATCAGGCGAGGGCAAACGGCGCTCAGCAATAATGCATCCATATAACTCACATGGTTGCAGATAATCAATGCGCCGCCTTTTTCTGGCAGGTGATGTAAATTTTTATGTTTAACTCGGTACATGGTGTGAGTGACCACCCACGTAAAGAAACGGAAAGCGTAAATAGGCACCTGATAAAACAGATACAGCATAACCAAAGTGTTTCCTATCGCGAGCAGTACAAATAGCTGTGGAATTGAAAGCTCCAGAATACTAAGGCAAACAATACCTAAAACAGCGCTCCCGACCATGAATAGCGAGTTGTAGATATTGAGCCCGGCGATTACTTGAGCTCGCTCATTTGGCTTTGCCCGTAGCTGCATTAGAGAGTAAAGCGGAACAATAAAAATACCACCAGAGATCCCCAGTAGTAGAAGATAAGCAAACAGCGGCCATAGTTCTGAATACGTCACAAACTGATGGAAAGAGTTAAAGTCAGGCAAAGACTCTGGGATGGATATCGCCATCAACAGGCCGAAGATCGAAATACCCAGGCTGCCCATTGGCACGATGCCGATTTCAATGCGGTGATTAGATAACTTATCACAAGCCAACGAGCCAATCGCAATGCCGACCGAGAACAGTGCCAACAAAAACGCGACAGCGCTTTCAGTACCGTTTAGGTAAACCTTGGTGAAGTTGGGAAACTGAGTGAGGTAAGCTGCACCGAGGAACCAGAACCAGCTGATCGACATCAGTGCTTGAAAGGTTGGGCGGTCTTTTTTGGCAATAGCGAGTGTTGCGCGGGTTAGCTTTACTGGCTGCCACTTTACTTTCAGATCTGGTGCGTTACTTGGCGCTTCTGGGATAAAGCAACTTGATACATAGCCAAGCACGGCGAACGAAACAATACATATCGCAGCAATGAGCTTCGCGCTTTCTTCAGATGCAATAATACCAGCACCTAGAGTACCGATTAGTATGGCTAAGAATGTGCCTGTTTCAACCAAAGCATTTCCGGACACAAGCTCTTTGGTTTCTAACTGTTGCGGAAGTAGGGCGTACTTAACGGGGCCAAAGAAGGCACTTTGTGTCCCCATCAAAAACAAAAGCAGTAGTAATATTTCGTAGCTTTCGTAGATAAATCCGACCGCACCCAGTGACATTATCACCACTTCAAGAAGCTTAACTTTACGGATAAACCACGATTTTTCATATTTGTCAGCCAGCACACCAGCCAAAGCAGAAAATAGGAAGAAGGGCAGAATAAAAAGGCCAGCGGCCAAATTAATAAATAAATTGCTGGAAATAGGTAGCGTGTCTACGCTTGCGAAAGCAACAAACAGTAACAGAACATTTTTGAATATGTTGTCATTAAAGGCTCCCAGAAATTGGGTAATAAAGTAGGGTAGGAACCTTTTTTGCGTTAACAGCGAAGATTGGCTGCTGTTGTTCATTGTCTTTCCTTGGATGATTACCAGTTGGTTAAGTAGTTTGAGACTAGGTTATTGATCAACTCTTTACCATCGATAGGCTCAGAGGCGAAAAATTTATCATCAACGCTAAGTAGAGTAATTCCATGTACTCCAGACCATAATACACGGCTGGCTTTAACGACTTCGCTTTCAGTATGTTCAGGAGCAATCGCGATTAATAGTTGCTCTAGCATACCTGTCATTCTATCGATACGGTTCGATTGCCATTCAGGAAGGTTTTCACCGTTCATGTTGTGCTCAAAGATAAGCTGCCAACGGTGAGGGTGTTTTTGTGCAAAATCGTGGTAGCAGTAGGCAAGGTTGAATAGAGCTTGCTGAGGATTGCTCGATTGTTCAACTGCTACAGCAGATTCTGACGCCAGTTCATCTAATGTTTGAGCAACAACATGCAGTAGCAATAGGTTGTAGTTGCCGAATACATTCACCAAGGTACTTGGAACATAACCAATCATATTGGCGATTTTACGCAGACTTAGCTCGTGATAAGAGTGCTCTTCTAAGAAGTCGGTCACCGTTTTTAAGGTTAATTGCACTAATTGTTCGCGAGTATGATCGTTTCGTCTTGCCATGGGTACTTTCTATTAAATGAACATCGTTCAATATTTTAATGCTGCCCCAGAGTGCCGTCAATCCCTTCGCTAGTTTAGTAATCAATTAATAGCCGCAATATTATGATACATGTGTAAACGCCGTGAATATTTCATTGTTCTTTGTTAACGAGTATGATTAAGGTGTCGAAAGATAAAAAACCTATAAAGGATAATAATGAAACGATTTTTCTCACTAGTCGCGATCCTGTTGGTAACAGTCGCGGTGACGCCAATCGCGGAAGCGAAAAAGTTTGGTGGTGGTAAGTCATTTGGCAAAAGCTTTAAAACGGCTCCAGCACCAAAACAACAAAACACGAATTCGATCCGTCAAGATCAAACGGGTAAGAACACAGCAGCTAACTCTAGTAAGAAAGGCCTTATGGGCGGTCTGCTAGGTGGTTTACTTGCTGGTGGTCTTTTAGCTGCATTCTTTGGTGGCGCATTTGAAGGTATCCAGTTCATGGATATTCTGATTATGGGTCTGATTGCTTTCCTAGCGTTTAAATTTCTACGCGGAATGTTGGGTGCGAAGCAGGGCTCAATGAATCAGCAGAATGCACGTGGTCAACAGCCAGCATTCGGCGGCATGGGTCAGAACAAGTTTGAACAACCTAAGCAACAGCCAAATGTTCATAACTTCGAGCAAGCACAACCTCAATCACAAGGCGCTGCTGGTGGTTTCGGTTTTGGTGCACAAAGCGATGTTCCACATAACTACCCACCGGGATTTGATCAAGCGGCATTCATCAACGGTTCTCGTGAGCACTACCGTACACTGCAAGGTGCATGGAATCACAACGAGCTAAACACGATTGAAGAATATGTATCTCCAAGCCTATTTGAAGACCTAAAAGCTGAGCGTAATAAGCTAGACGGTGATCAGCACACAGACGTAATGTACGTTGATGCTGAAATCGTTCGTGCAGACCACGATGGTAGCAAAGCACAGCTAAGCCTTCAGTTCAGCGGTCGTTACCGTGACACTGCGGATGGCGTTGAAGAAGATATCACAGATATCTGGCACCTAGAGCGTGACCTAACAACTGACAATGCACCTTGGTTAATTGTTGGTATTCAAGGCTAATTAGTCCAGTTTCGTGATTAAACGAAGAGCCCTCGCCAAATAGGTGAGGGCTCTTTTTTATATTCAGAAAGCAATTAGTACTGAGAGTGAGCTATGGCGCGTAGTTCAGTGTATGAGTGTGCATGCTTCCCCAATCATAGATCTCAAACTTTAGCTGGTTATCGCCAGTCTTTTTGAGGCTGATGCTCTCTTCGACACCGCTTGTTCCATCATAGTAATTACTCCAAGGACTATCAGGGCGCTGTTCACGTAAACTTTCAGACTGAACGCTAAGTTTGAGCGAAAGGGTGTTTGAAGGTTGACCGTTATTGATAAACGTATAGTCACCTGATTTTACGGATTCAGTTTTGAATACGTTCGTTCCGTTAATACTGCAGTCCCCATCTTGATAAGTCACCTTTGTTAGTGTGTAACTGTCTTGCGATAGCGCGAGTTGGTATCGTGCATTATCTGATGGTACGGGTGAGCATTGGTTGGTGGTTTCTGTCCAAGTTCCATAAAATGCCTCAATACCAAAGGCTTTATGTAGATTTTTCCAAGGGCTCTTTTCATCAATTTCAATGGCAACTGGCAGTGATGCGATTTCATCATCTTGGTCTCGATAGCGATTGAAGCTGTCGAGTGAGAGTTCAGCTGGGTAGGTAATTGAAGAGCTAGTGTCTTTGATTTTGACAATACCAATCCCCGGTGAAAACCAAAGTTCTTGCATTAGTGATACTTGATCTAGGTTGATCGTCCCATAGGCAGGCGTATCGACCGTCACATCAAACGCTAGGGTGAACTCGATGTGCACGGCCTCATAGTAACCGTGTTGAGTTACTATGGTTTCAATACCATGATTTTTCCATATCGGTAGGACATTTGTATATGCGGGGCCTATATCTGGTGTAATGGTGGTTACGGCAGAGGTATAGCTTGTGTCCAAGCGTCCTCCTAATTCAGCGTAAGCCGGTAGAAGGGTAAATGGAGTGTTTGAAATATCAAAGTGCGCTTTGTAGTGAACACCATTAACCCAAACTTGATTGAAGGTGAGACCTTTTAGATTCAGCTGATCATCTTTGTATTCGAAAGATTGGGTAAATCCACTGTGGACCCAATTCAGTGAAAATGTCTCAATACCATTAGCATCAATGGTTACTGGAGAACTGGTGACTTGATAGCTTTGCCCTGTATTGTCATCACTATATTGCCAAACAGCGTTATGCTGCGCTGGCATATATTGATTGGTAGAAATATATGATGATGCGGGAGCCGAAGGAGAACTGGACCCTCCGCCGCCACACGCTGTTAATCCAATAAGACACAGATTCATCATCCAATAGTTGTTATTCATGATTTATTTCCCTTACTTAGCCTAAACGACATTGTGCGTTTTAATGAGTATTTGCAGGAAAACCTTATGCTTATTGTTTTATAAAATATTGATATATCTCAATAGATTAATAAGGGATGTGATTATTTGATTATGGAATCTAAGAAGTATTGAATACATCAAGTTCTGTAGGTCTACATAGTTTGAATAGAGTCTACGATTGTATTGGGCTAAGAAGGGCTTTGCAGGAAGGCTCGGAAACGAAAAAAGCCAACTCAATGAGTTGGCTTTTCGATTTTCCAATTAAGGAGAATATGGTGGAGGGAGACGGATTCGAACCATCGAAGGCAGTGCCGGCAGATTTACAGTCTGCTCCCTTTGGCCACTCGGGAACCCCTCCAGGGTGTGTCTTACTCTTCACAAAGTAAGCCTAAATTGATGTTTTCCCATAAGCCCATCAATCAGGTTGTTCTCTTAATTCTCGAAAGAGGTAAGAAGAATATGGTGGAGGGAGACGGATTCGAACCATCGAAGGCAGTGCCGGCAGATTTACAGTCTGCTCCCTTTGGCCACTCGGGAACCCCTCCAGGGTGTGTCTTACTTTTCACAAAGTAAGCCTAAATTGATGTTTTCCCATAAGCCCATCAACTAGGTTGTTCTCTTAACTCTCAAAAGAGGTAAGAAGAATATGGTGGAGGGAGACGGATTCGAACCATCGAAGGCAGTGCCGGCAGATTTACAGTCTGCTCCCTTTGGCCACTCGGGAACCCCTCCAGGGTGTGTCTTACTTTTCACAAAGTAAGCCTAAATTGATGTTTTCCCATAAGCCCATCAATCAGGTTGTTCTCTTAGCTCTCAAAAGAGGTAAGAAGAATATGGTGGAGGGAGACGGATTCGAACCATCGAAGGCAGTGCCGGCAGATTTACAGTCTGCTCCCTTTGGCCACTCGGGAACCCCTCCAGGGTGTGTCTTACTCTTCACAAAGTAAGCCTAAATTGATGTTTTCCCATAAGCCCATCAACTAGGTTGTTCTCTTAACTCTCAAAAGAGGTAAGAAGAATATGGTGGAGGGAGACGGATTCGAACCATCGAAGGCAGTGCCGGCAGATTTACAGTCTGCTCCCTTTGGCCACTCGGGAACCCCTCCAGGGTGTGTCTTACTCTTCACAAAGTAAGCCTAAATTGATGTTTTCCCATAAGCCCATCAATCAGGTTGTTCTCTTAACTCTCGAAAGAGGTAAGAAGAATATGGTGGAGGGAGACGGATTCGAACCATCGAAGGCGGAGCCGGCAGATTTACAGTCTGCTCCCTTTGGCCACTCGGGAACCCCTCCAGGGTGTTTTTCCTAACTCATAATGGATAGGCTAAAGAGATGTTTTTCCCAACGCATCTCTCAAGTGCGGAGCGCATCATAGCAAACACGTTAAACCTGTAAAGAGTTTTTCTTATGGTTTTGTGTTGAATGCTGCCTTTTTGGGCAAAGATGGCGAAAAGTACGCATATTGCTCGGGAAGTGAACATCTGTACTAAGGTTTACGTAGTGATAGGTAACACCTTGAGGTAACTCGCTTTCTACATTGTGTTTGGTTTGTGCAATTCGCCAAGAAACGTAAATGGAATTTAATCTAGATTTACACTTCTTGACGTTACAGCATTCATCAGTTGATAGAATACGGTTAATTTCATTTATAGATATTAAATCTCACTTGCAGACCATTATTATGAAGCATAAATCTGTTTTAACCCTGCTTAGCTTGTCTATTCTTATGGCGTCTCCAGCCGCACTAGCTAAACGCATGGGCCCTAGCACTGTCACTGTTGTTACTGAGCAAGTTGATATTCACCAAGTTAGCCAATCTCTTTCTTTGGTAGGTAAGTTAGAAGCAGAACAATCTGTGATCATTACCTCTGAAGTAGCGGGCAGAGTTGACTCTATCAACATCAAAGCCAATCAAGATGTCACCAAAGGGCAGATGTTGGTTCAATTAGATGACGACAAAGCAAAAGCTGCAGTTGCAGAAGCGCAAGCGTACCTAAAAGACGAGCAACGTAAGCTAGCGGAATTCCAACGACTAGTGAAACGCAACGCGATCACGCAAACTGAAATTGACGCTCAGAAAACTAATGTAGAGATCGCCAATGCTCGCCTAGCTGCCGCCAATGCCAATCTTAAAGACTTACACATCAGCGCGCCTTTCTCTGGCACGGTCGGTTTTATCGACTTTAGCCGCGGAAAAATGGTGACAGCAGGTACTGAGCTTGTGACTTTAGATGATTTGTCTGTGATGCAGTTAGATCTTCAAATTCCTGAGCGTTACCTTTCTAAGCTGTCTAAAGGCATGACAGTGACGGCTCGCACCAGTGCGTGGGGCGAGACTCAGTTCACTGGCACAGTGGTAGGCATTGATTCTCGTATTAATGCTGAAACTTTGAACCTTCGAGTTCGAATCCACTTTGGCAACAATAATGATTACCTAAAGCCGGGCATGCTAGTGGCCGCTGATATGGATTTCCCTCCTGTAGAAGCGCCGATTATCCCAGTTCAAGCGCTTGAGTATTCTGGTACTAAGCGTTTCGTCTATGTTATTGGCGAAGATAACAAAGCGACTCGTACCGAAGTGTTCTTGGGTGCGCGTATCGATAACGAAGTTGTGATCGACAAGGGCATCGAGATTGGCCAGAAGATCGTGGTGCAAGGTATCGTGAACATGCGTGACGGAGTCTTGGTTCAAGAGCTTGCCGTTAATCGCCCAGCTAAACTTGATGAAAATACAGCAGCACAAGAAGGCGCTAACTAATGTTGTTATCTGATGTTTCTGTAAAGAGACCAGTAGCGGCTGTCGTATTGAGTCTGCTTTTGGTTGTGTTTGGTATTGTCTCTTTCAATAAGCTTGCAGTTCGCGAGATGCCTGATATTGAAAGCCCGGTGGTATCGATCAGTACTCGTTATGAGGGTGCGTCTGCCACCATCATTGAAAGTCAAATAACCTCCAATCTTGAAGACCAGTTATCCGGCATCAGTGGTATCGATGAGATCGAATCCACAACGCGTAACGGTATGTCGCGTATCACGATTACTTTTGAGCTTGGTTACGACCTCAATACTGGTGTCAGTGATGTTCGTGATGCCGTAGCGCGTGCTCAGCGTTCGTTGCCAGATGAAGCCGACGACCCAATTGTTTATAAGAACAATGGTAGTGGTGAAGCCTCGGTCTACATCAACTTAAGCTCGACGGAGATGGACCGAACGCAGTTAACCGATTACACCGAACGTGTGTTGATTGACCGCTTTAGTTTGATCTCAGGTGTGAGCTCGGTGGATATCTCGGGTGGCTTGTACAAAGTAATGTACGTGAAGCTGAAACCTGCGCAGATGGCAGGTCGTGGCGTTACTACTTCGGACATCACTTCTGCGTTAAACAGTGAGAACATTGAAAGCCCGGGTGGTGAAGTACGTAACGATGCGATTGTGATGTCGGTTCGTACCGCTCGTTCTTACACTGAAGCGGAAGATTTCGAATACCTAGTGGTAAAACGTGCCTCTGATAACACACCTATCTACTTAAAAGACGTAGCGGATGTGTACATTGGCGCAGAAAACGAGAACTCGACCTTTAAGAGTGACGGCGTTGTTAACGTTAGTATGGGGATTGTGCCTCAGTCAGATGCGAACCCACTTGAGGTTGCTGACTTGGTCCATAAAGAAGTTGAGGCGATTCAGAAGTTCCTGCCTGACGGGACTCGACTGGCGGTCGACTATGACTCAACTGTCTTTATCGATCGTTCGATCTCAGAGGTTTACAGCACACTCTTTATTACGGGTGGTTTAGTTATCCTCGTACTTTACGTCTTCATAGGTCAAGCGCGTGCAACGCTGATTCCAGCAGTGACCGTACCTGTATCTCTGATCTCGTCGTTTATTGCGGCGTACTACTTCGGTTTCTCTATCAACCTGATTACCCTGATGGCACTTATCCTGTCGATTGGTTTGGTGGTCGATGATGCGATCGTGGTGGTTGAGAACATTTTCCACCATATTGAACGTGGTGAGTCACCGCTGCTTGCTGCTTATAAAGGGACACGTGAAGTGGGCTTTGCGGTAATCGCAACCACTCTAGTCTTGGTGATGGTATTCCTGCCAATCTCGTTCATGGATGGCATGGTCGGTCTCTTGTTTACGGAGTTCTCGGTACTGTTGGCGATGTCAGTGATCTTCTCGTCGCTAGTCGCACTAACGTTAACGCCAGTGTTAGGCAGTAAAATCCTAAAAGCGAACGTTAAACCAAACCGTTTCAACCTGTTTGTCGAGCGCGTATTTGGCAAGCTAGAAGCCGGATACAAAGCGGTATTGCGCCGTGCTTTAAACTGGCGTTGGGCTGCTCCAATCATTATTATCGCGTGTATGGGCGGTAGTTATGGCTTGATGCAACAAGTGCCGTCGCAACTGACGCCTCAAGAAGACCGTGGTGTTATCTTTGCGTTTGTTCGTGGTGCTGATGCAACCAGTTACAACCGTATGTCTGCCAATATGGACATCGTTGAAGAGCGCCTAATGCCGCTGCTTGGTCAAGGTTTCTTGAAGTCATTTAGTATTCAATCACCAGCGTTTGGTGGTAATGCTGGCGACCAAACGGGCTTCGTTATCATGATCCTGGAAGATTGGGATGAACGTGATGAAACCGCTCAGGAAGCGCTGAACGAAGTTCGTAAATCTTTAAATGGTATTCCTGATGTACGTGTATTCCCGTTCATGCCGGGCTTCAAAGGTGGTTCAAGTGAGCCTGTGCAATTCGTACTGGGTGGCTCTGATTACTCTGAGCTTCAGAAATGGGGCGAACTGTTAAAGCAAGCGGCTGAAGACTCTCCAATGATGGAAGGTGCGGACATCGATTACTCTGAGAAAACACCAGAGTTATTGGTAACCGTAGATAAACAACGTGCAGCCGAGCTAGGCGTTAGCGTTTCGGATATTTCAGACACATTAGAGATCATGCTTGGCGGCCGTAGTGAAACCACTTTCGTTGACCGTGGTGAAGAGTATGACGTATACCTTCGTGGTGATGAGAACAGCTTTAATAATGCTAATGACTTGAGCCAAATCTACATGCGAACTCAGTCTGGTGAGCTGGTTACACTCGATACGTTGACGCACATTGAAGAAGTGGCTTCTTCGATTCGTTTGTCGCACTACAACAAGCAGAAATCGGTGACCATCAAAGCGAACCTAATGGAAGGCTACACGCTGGGTGACGCACTCGATTTCCTTGATGAACAAGCGATTGAGCAGTTACCAGGCGATATTTCAGTGAGTTACTCTGGCGAGTCAAAAGACTTTAAAGAGAACCAATCGAGTATCTTAGTGGTATTTGCGCTAGCGATGCTGGTCGCGTACTTGGTACTGGCCGCGCAGTTTGAAAGCTTCATTAACCCGCTGGTGGTGATGTTCACCGTACCTATGGGTATCTTTGGTGGCTTCTTAGGTTTGGTGTTGATGAATCAAGGGCTCAATGTTTACAGCCAGATTGGTATGATCATGTTGATCGGTATGGTGACCAAAAACGGTATCTTGATCGTAGAGTTTGCTAACCAACTTCGTGACCGTGGCATTGAGTTTGAAAAGGCGATCATTGATGCTTCGGCTCGACGTTTACGTCCAATCTTGATGACGGCGTTCACCACACTAGCCGGTGCAATCCCATTGATTACTTCAACGGGCGCAGGCTATGAAAGCCGAGTAGCAGTGGGTACGGTTATCTTCTTCGGTATGGGCTTTGCAACTTTGGTTACTCTGTTCGTAATCCCTGCGATGTATCGACTGATTTCTGGCTCAACACGTTCTCCAGGTCATGTGGAAGCGGTTCTAAATAAAGAGCTGAGCCACGATAACGTGGGAAGAAGCTCGCACGGTTAGTTGGCCAAATGAAGGGCTAGACTATAGATAGTTGTTATAGCCCTTAAGTTTAAAGCTTGATAAAGAAAGCCCAGTAACTGGTGTCCAACTATTGGGGGCAGTTCATTACTGGGCTTTTTGTTTGCTAAATATTGCTGATTGAAAGTAACAATGTGTTCAATCGATAATAAAAACGCGCTCAGGATACGAACTCTTATTTGGTGTCCAATTTCTTAACTCTTTTTCGCTTGGCGAGCTTCAAATTCGGCCAATTGTTCAGGCGTCGCTTTTGGTTGATGGTTAGCTTTCCACTCATCGTAAGTCATGCCATAAACACGTTCACGTGCATCGTCTAAATCTAAATCGACTCCCATCAATTCAGCTTCTGCTGCATACCATTTGCTAAAGCAATTTCGGCAAAAGCCAGCCAAGATCATTAGGTCAATGTTTTGCACGTCTTTATTGTTGTCTAGATGAGATAATAGGCGGCGAAATGAAGCGGCATCTAGCTTGTCTTGTTCTTCTTGAGTTAGTTGCTTGTATTTGAATTCAGCCAAAACTCTTTCCTTTTCAAGTTAATGATTATCCTTAATTAGAGTCTACACGGCTGCGAGATTGACGCCAATACTCATTCACTGGTTTGAGTATGTACCCCTCATATTTCGAGGTTCTCATAGGATAAGAAAATTACAACTAGACCGATCGGTCTGTGTTGTGTATTATTCATTCAACACTTCAAATTGGACCATCGGATCACTGAAGCAGTAAACCGGTGAGAGGAGAGCAAAGCATGACATTAGCATTTGAAACATACTTGGCTATTGGTTTATCGATGGCGCTGTTAAGCCTTTGGAAAACCTATTCAGGGCCTGCTATTGCCGCGTTTCTATCTTACTCCTACCCAGAAATGCTGTTGTTTAATTTAATCCCAGCGATGATTGCTGCATATGCGGGTTGGAAAATTGCTCCCGTCTATTCAACCTTATTTAAGAAACAAAAAGGCGCTGTCTTTAAACCAAAGCTCAGAAAATTCATGAAAAAATGGAATCAATACGGCCAACTTTCGATGGCTATTTTGGCTCCTGTCTTAGTCGGAATTCCGAGTTATACCTTTGTTTCCAAACGATTGAATCAAAGTGGCGTGAAAGCATTTGGCATGCTGGCATTGTCGATCTTAGGTTGGAGTAGCT belongs to Vibrio splendidus and includes:
- the vexH gene encoding vibriobactin export RND transporter permease subunit VexH, whose translation is MLLSDVSVKRPVAAVVLSLLLVVFGIVSFNKLAVREMPDIESPVVSISTRYEGASATIIESQITSNLEDQLSGISGIDEIESTTRNGMSRITITFELGYDLNTGVSDVRDAVARAQRSLPDEADDPIVYKNNGSGEASVYINLSSTEMDRTQLTDYTERVLIDRFSLISGVSSVDISGGLYKVMYVKLKPAQMAGRGVTTSDITSALNSENIESPGGEVRNDAIVMSVRTARSYTEAEDFEYLVVKRASDNTPIYLKDVADVYIGAENENSTFKSDGVVNVSMGIVPQSDANPLEVADLVHKEVEAIQKFLPDGTRLAVDYDSTVFIDRSISEVYSTLFITGGLVILVLYVFIGQARATLIPAVTVPVSLISSFIAAYYFGFSINLITLMALILSIGLVVDDAIVVVENIFHHIERGESPLLAAYKGTREVGFAVIATTLVLVMVFLPISFMDGMVGLLFTEFSVLLAMSVIFSSLVALTLTPVLGSKILKANVKPNRFNLFVERVFGKLEAGYKAVLRRALNWRWAAPIIIIACMGGSYGLMQQVPSQLTPQEDRGVIFAFVRGADATSYNRMSANMDIVEERLMPLLGQGFLKSFSIQSPAFGGNAGDQTGFVIMILEDWDERDETAQEALNEVRKSLNGIPDVRVFPFMPGFKGGSSEPVQFVLGGSDYSELQKWGELLKQAAEDSPMMEGADIDYSEKTPELLVTVDKQRAAELGVSVSDISDTLEIMLGGRSETTFVDRGEEYDVYLRGDENSFNNANDLSQIYMRTQSGELVTLDTLTHIEEVASSIRLSHYNKQKSVTIKANLMEGYTLGDALDFLDEQAIEQLPGDISVSYSGESKDFKENQSSILVVFALAMLVAYLVLAAQFESFINPLVVMFTVPMGIFGGFLGLVLMNQGLNVYSQIGMIMLIGMVTKNGILIVEFANQLRDRGIEFEKAIIDASARRLRPILMTAFTTLAGAIPLITSTGAGYESRVAVGTVIFFGMGFATLVTLFVIPAMYRLISGSTRSPGHVEAVLNKELSHDNVGRSSHG
- a CDS encoding Tim44 domain-containing protein produces the protein MKRFFSLVAILLVTVAVTPIAEAKKFGGGKSFGKSFKTAPAPKQQNTNSIRQDQTGKNTAANSSKKGLMGGLLGGLLAGGLLAAFFGGAFEGIQFMDILIMGLIAFLAFKFLRGMLGAKQGSMNQQNARGQQPAFGGMGQNKFEQPKQQPNVHNFEQAQPQSQGAAGGFGFGAQSDVPHNYPPGFDQAAFINGSREHYRTLQGAWNHNELNTIEEYVSPSLFEDLKAERNKLDGDQHTDVMYVDAEIVRADHDGSKAQLSLQFSGRYRDTADGVEEDITDIWHLERDLTTDNAPWLIVGIQG
- a CDS encoding efflux RND transporter periplasmic adaptor subunit, whose amino-acid sequence is MKHKSVLTLLSLSILMASPAALAKRMGPSTVTVVTEQVDIHQVSQSLSLVGKLEAEQSVIITSEVAGRVDSINIKANQDVTKGQMLVQLDDDKAKAAVAEAQAYLKDEQRKLAEFQRLVKRNAITQTEIDAQKTNVEIANARLAAANANLKDLHISAPFSGTVGFIDFSRGKMVTAGTELVTLDDLSVMQLDLQIPERYLSKLSKGMTVTARTSAWGETQFTGTVVGIDSRINAETLNLRVRIHFGNNNDYLKPGMLVAADMDFPPVEAPIIPVQALEYSGTKRFVYVIGEDNKATRTEVFLGARIDNEVVIDKGIEIGQKIVVQGIVNMRDGVLVQELAVNRPAKLDENTAAQEGAN
- a CDS encoding YeiH family protein — protein: MNLKKSAPFYLAALFCLTPWVSSPTALVIGFLLASLGLVPEHLEVGKLTKKLLAYSIVGLGFGIQFEKALAVTGDGIGLIVTTIIGTLVIGWFLAKRMGLDRTTGYLISSGTAICGGSAIAAVAPAIKADDEQIGLALATVFVLNSVALFLFPMIGHALELSQQTFGTWAAIAIHDTSSVVGAASAYGEEALTTATTLKLARALWIIPIALVSAMIFKNDQKKITIPYFIFFYCAAIAISDLLPQFEMVYQGIFDVSKRALVVCLFLIGCGISVEKLKAAGPKPLMFGITMWTMISTGSLAWLTLA
- a CDS encoding TetR/AcrR family transcriptional regulator; protein product: MARRNDHTREQLVQLTLKTVTDFLEEHSYHELSLRKIANMIGYVPSTLVNVFGNYNLLLLHVVAQTLDELASESAVAVEQSSNPQQALFNLAYCYHDFAQKHPHRWQLIFEHNMNGENLPEWQSNRIDRMTGMLEQLLIAIAPEHTESEVVKASRVLWSGVHGITLLSVDDKFFASEPIDGKELINNLVSNYLTNW
- a CDS encoding MFS transporter, with the translated sequence MNNSSQSSLLTQKRFLPYFITQFLGAFNDNIFKNVLLLFVAFASVDTLPISSNLFINLAAGLFILPFFLFSALAGVLADKYEKSWFIRKVKLLEVVIMSLGAVGFIYESYEILLLLLFLMGTQSAFFGPVKYALLPQQLETKELVSGNALVETGTFLAILIGTLGAGIIASEESAKLIAAICIVSFAVLGYVSSCFIPEAPSNAPDLKVKWQPVKLTRATLAIAKKDRPTFQALMSISWFWFLGAAYLTQFPNFTKVYLNGTESAVAFLLALFSVGIAIGSLACDKLSNHRIEIGIVPMGSLGISIFGLLMAISIPESLPDFNSFHQFVTYSELWPLFAYLLLLGISGGIFIVPLYSLMQLRAKPNERAQVIAGLNIYNSLFMVGSAVLGIVCLSILELSIPQLFVLLAIGNTLVMLYLFYQVPIYAFRFFTWVVTHTMYRVKHKNLHHLPEKGGALIICNHVSYMDALLLSAVCPRLIRFVMEEDYTKLPPIRRFLKRAGVIPISATNRSSIRNAFKEVERALHEGHIVCIFPEGKLTSDGEVAEFMRGMELIIKRSPVSVIPMALKGLWGSYFSRYKGSACKGLPTRFWTKLEIEAGKPILAKDASCKTLRQSVSDLRGTLR